gtactcattttatcctaaaataattttagaaaaattaaaggagtaaaaataaataatttagaatgaaaagTTGTACCCATTTTATCCTCAGAAAgtatttatttaaccttaaaaaatacaaaataaaataaaataaattagaaaatatttcccatatttattttaatattttgtgtatttaaaaatatcgtAATTAAAGCTaaaatggtgaaagaaaaatcaatttcaaacaaacccttaaggatttaataaaaaaaatatatctataatcATGTGTAGTCGAAATTATAAAATTCGGCTGTAGCAAGGACCAGAGTCATCGGATGAGTGTTGTATTATAATCCAACGCTCCTAGGCTGGTCGTGTAACCCGCTGCAACAGAGGGAACGCGCGCCCACGCCTTACCCGATCAGCTAACTCGGACGTTAGTTTTATCAGCTAGAACACGACAGGACGGACAGAACATTCCACGTCCGCGTCTACGCacgaaacgacgttgtttcatCCTCTGGTCATCTCCTCCAATGCGACGCCGGATGGATAACCATCCGTATCCATCTTTTATTTGTCAAAGATGAAATTTAGTCGTTTCTGGATGGATTGACTCTGCtgaaaaggtgaaatgatcactctaccacgatgatcatttctcctacaagCACAATCAGTGCTTATATCTTCAAGTTAATCCAAAAACAGCCAAAatgccattaatgacttttggctgattcaatccacttgaaGCCTTCACTAACTCAGAGACTATGAATAACCTCCTTCAACACTTCCGAAAGCGAGAGATAACATCTCAAGCCCcgaatcaaaaaaaaaaattgaaaattcgTCATTAAAGCTCAAagctttgatttttcaaaaattttgtataaggctTTAAAGCTTGGATCCAGCATCCCAAAAGCTTTCCTAAAGCCTAAAAAGTGTTCTTCAATCTTTGGTAAGGTTTTAAacatcctttaattcatacttctagattaaaattgaaacttttatatttcagttttcataagcttATATGTTGTCTAGtttttgaatttgatgattagatattgtaagcactaaaaatcgacactccaatttataatattaaaataattattttgttttatttttaaataaataaaatcaaaataattaaccccatggccaaaaacctatttaaaataattaattaggattaattattataataattaatcaaattaattaagggttaaggcaaaaaaaaataattagttgggataaatattttactcatattatctcaaaatatttttagaaaaattaaagaacaaaaataaataattttgaatggttgttgttttcatttcatctaaaataaattatttatttaaacctttaaaatatacaaaaaataaaataaaataaattgataaatatttgctatatttattttaatattttgtgtatttaaaaaattaaaattaaagccaaaagggtgaaagaataatcaatttcaaataaaccattaaggatttaattaaaaatataaatctgCAATCATATGTGGCCGAAATCGATAGAATTGATTGTAGTAGGAACCACGTCCATTAGATGAACGATGGAATCACATCCAACGCACCAGAGTGCTCTGCGTAGCCGTTTGTAGCCAAAGTATCTCACGTCCGAGTCGCAGCGGATCGGCAAATGATCGTTAGCTGAATCGCTAACGAACAGCCAAGGCGCCAACGACGCTAGATTGAACGCCAACGGAACGCCACATTCGTTTTCATTGCGACGCCGAAGTGGATATGCTCGAAGATTCGTCTTCGATTTCTCTCTTTTGGAACTCACCTTACAATCAACTATTTCGGCTAATTTAAAggttgaaatgatcaccctaccacggtAATCAATTCTCTTACAATTAtatggatgattcatccctatatCTTCATGTGGCCgaaagaacaaccaaaacaccattaatTACTTTTGGCTGATTCATTCCACTTGAAGCTCACAACCGACTTAGGAATGCTATAACTAGCTTCCCCTAAGTCATTCTGAAGCCAAGGAACTCACCCTCCACCTTCAAATCGAAGAAATCAAAAATCTGCCATAAAAGCTTGAAGCTTtcaaatttttcaaatttttcgtTTGAAACCTTTAAGCTTGGATTTGGGCATCTCTAAAACTTCATTAAGGATCAAGAAGTATTCTCCAATCCTTGATAAGATTCTAATCATTCTCTAATTCACATTTacagtttaaatttgaaatttttatatttcaaattataaaagcTTGTATGCTTACTTTTTCATGGTGTTTTATGGATGGAAATCGATCCTAGAAACTATTTGGATAGGATAGTACCGAGAAATCAATCTAATaaacaaaaacccaattttgaattttgtaaaataaaaaaaaacggGTTTACTGTTCTtggattaattatgttaaatcaCAGCCCAAAaaacttcccaacatgattgtaaacatgttaggcaactgtttgaatcatgtttgatcaaaatcaaaaatttcaaaataaatgaaaattttgagttcttaaatTGGTCAAATTGAATAGtcagtgttcttgtttttgtatcaatcaagtatatgcaGTATAGGGAATCTATTGGATAGCTCCTTAAACTTTAAAACagctttaaaattaaaaaaaaaaaactcaaattttgatcacaaactgttttgaataaattgatcatcatttaggtcgattgataccttgagatgatgatcaacatgttttggaagctttgtgaagctacccaaacctCAGATCAATGAATCTGAGCCCAAAAATAAGAATTACAAAACCTGCATTTTGTGTTCTTAAAGACTGAGAGGTCTGAccgaggaccgagaggtctgaccgaggaccgagaggtccgaccgagcaTCTTTTGTCCTGGCCGAGACctatgaccgagaggtccgaccaataTTCTTGAGCTAGGgccaagaggtccgaccgaagATTTTTATCTAGGACCGAGGAGTCcgaccctaggaccgagaggtttgatTCTAGGACTGAGAATTCtgagacctaggaccaagaggtctaaCATTGGGATCGATAatcccaaacctaggaccgagaggtctaagtCTACGACTGAGACTCCCGAGACCCAGGAACGAGAGGTCTAACCTTTGGACCGAGAATCCCACACccatgaccgagaggtctaaccttgggaccgagaatcccaaactTGGAACCGAGAGCTGTCGAACCCAAAACCAAGTAACTTAGCTTAGAGCTAGCTCGGGACTGAAAGGTTTATTCACCTCGACCGAAGCACTTCAGTACTTAGATCAAGGATCCCAAGCCTCGATCGAGAGGCTCCTCGACCCAGAACAAGGGTCTTCggaccccgaccgataaaatcaAACCCaattaaggcttgtttggttccacttttcaaaatccaatttttttttgaatttttggacCCCAATCCATTTTTTAAAAGTCCTGAGAGATTGGATAATGACTTTAACAATGATTGATGTTTTTCAAGTATACTCCTCCCtagtaatcatcaacaatagataccagtattttaatattgttgtttcaatatttcaaataatgttaaaacctagaagcatgaactaggaccggaagaataatcggttaaaactcaaatgttatacaaccgCTTTTCAAGAGTCAAGTTTATAAGTataaaccatttttaaaacgggtacggaggatgaaacGCGAAAGTCTTTCCCGGGTATTATCAAACTTCGAACCAAAACAAAACTCTATtgtaaaatacgtttgtacacgcacacccattttattgatttttctaaaatcaattggcgactatattttcaaataaataatattttcttaaattaattatattaaaataatttaaaccaaatttcataaaaataaatcaaatcgtCATTTGATTACAACAAATCctcagattattaaaatttgagtaaaattaattatttttacataattaatttttaaaggcGGCTAGgtattatcaaaaaaattaaaataattttttattttaaaaagatgtttGTCACgtaaaccaaggttgaaaccatAGAACCTTGAGCAACTCGGACTTGTTTACATACCCGCTTTGACCTAGCGCACGAAGCGGGATTCTCGGGGGTtacaaaaattgattttatgatCAATTATGAGCTTTTTGTGAAAGCTGGAACCGATCaatcaatattaaaatgaaaaccaaattttgaattttaaaaattaaaaaattggatttactgttcttgggttaatcTTTGAAGATCACAGCCTAAAAAACTTCCCAATATGATTGTAATCATGTAGggcaactgtttggatcatgtttgatctatcccgataatgtttgatcaaactcaaaattttcaaaaagggtgaaatattaatcaatttcaaataaacccttaaggatttaatcaaaaatataaatctaTGATCCTATGTGGCTGAAATTGGGAGAATTGGCTGCAACATGAACCGCGTCCATTGGATGGACGCTGGAATCACATCAACGCACCAGAGCGCTCTATGTTGTCGGTTGTAACCAAAGTAGCGCACGTCCGAGCCGTAGCGGGTCGGTAAACGGCAGTTAGCCGAATCGCTAAAGGACTGCCCATGTGCCAACGGAACGCCACCTTCGTCATTATTGCGACGCCGGAGTGGATAAGATCCAAGATTTGTCTTCAATTTTTCCTTTTTGGAACTCAGTCTAAAGTCAACCATTTCGGCTGATTTAAAAGCTGAAATGACCACCctaccacggtgatcatttctcctgcAATTATAAGGATGATTCATCCATGTATCTTCAAGTGGCCGAGAGAACAGccaaaatgtcattaatgacttttggatGATTCATTCCACTTGAAGCTCACAATTGACTTAGGAATTCTATAAATAGTTTCCTAAGTCATTCTGAAGCCAAGGAACCCACCCTCCACcttcaaatcaaagaaaaacAGAAATCTTCCattaaagcttgaagcttttagatttttcgaattttatgtttaaagtCTTGAAGCTTGGATCTAAGCATCCTTAAAGCTTTCTTAAAGAtgaaggagtgttctccaatctcTAATAAGGTTCCAATCatcctctaattcatatttgcAGTTTGAATTTACAAAAGTTTGTATGCTTGTTGTTCACTGTGTTTTATGGATGGAAATcgatcctaggatcatttagaaactatctggaTATGATAAAACCAATCAATCGATCTAATAAACCAAAACCTAGTtttgaattttgtaaaaaaaaaacggGTTTATTTTTCTTGGgtttattttgttgaatcacCGCCTAGAaaacttcccaacatgattgtaagcatgttggacaactatttggatcatgtttgatccatcccgatcgtgtttgatcaaaatcaaaattttctaaataaatgaaaattttgagttcttgaattggtcaaaacgaatagtcaatgttcttattttggtatcaatcaagtatatgtagtataaggaatctattggatagctccttacacttcaaaacaactttaaaatcaaaaacccaaattttgatcacaaattgttttgaataaattggtcatcatctaggtcgattgatacattgagatgatgattAACATGTTTTGGGAGATTTTTAAAGCTACCCAAACTCTCAAATCAAGGAATCCGAGCCCAAAAATAAGAATTACAAAACCTGCATTTTGTGTTATtaaggaccgagaggtctgaccgagGATCGGGCATCTTCAATCCTGGTCGAGACTCAGGACCgataaaatttgaacttatgaCCGAAAGGTCTGACCGATGTTCTTTagctaggaccaagaggtctggCCGAGAGTTTCAATCGGAAGATTTTTATCTAGGACTGAGGAGTTCGACCCTAGGATCGATATGTCTGAGTTCTGGACCAAGACTCCCGAGactcaggaccgagaggtctaacctatGGACTGATAATctcaaacctaggaccaagaggtttGAGTCTAGGACTAGAACTCtcgagacctaggaccgagaggtctaaccttgggaccgagaatcccaagcTTGGGAACGAGAGCTCCCAATTCCAAGACCGAGGAACTTAGACTAGAGTTAGCCCATGACTGAGAaatttatacacctcgaccgagggacTTTGGTACTTAGACCGAGGATACCGAGCCTAGACCGAGAGGCTCCTCAACCCAGACCGAGGGTCTTCGGACCTCAACTGATAAAATCGAACCCAAGTAAATgtctgtttggttccacttttcaaaactcaaaattattttttaattttgggacccaatccattttctaaaaattccgagagaatgaaaaatgactttaaaatatttacaggTTGTTtcccaaataaatattttgactaagattcgtttggtgtttatttctaaactctaaCATCCTTAAaatgactgatgttcttcaggtataCTCCTTCCCAGTAATCATCAACATCATATACCagcattttaatattattgtttcaatatttcaaataatgttaaaatctAGAAGTATGAACTAGGActagaagaataatcggttaaaattcAAACGTTataaaaccaatttttaaaaagaaaaatttatcagtagagaccgtttttaaaacgggtacggagaATGAAGCACGAAAGTCTTtcctgagtatcaccaaacttcgaaccaaaacgaaactctagtgtaaaatacgtttgtacacgtacaccctttttattgatttttctaaaatcaattggtgactatgttttcaaataaatatttttttcttaaattaattatgtttaattaatttaaaccgaatttcataaaaaaaatcaaatcgtcATTTGATTACAGCAAATCCctagatatttaaaatttgaataaaataaattatatttacataattgattttaaaagttGCGAGGTATTgtctaaatcttttaaaataatgttttattttaaaatgatgtctgacacgcaaaccaaaGTTGAAACCATAGAACCTCGAGCCACTTTGGGCTCGCTTACACGCGCGCTTTGACCTACACGCATGATGCGGGATTCCCGGGGTCACATAAATTGATCTAATGATCAATTATGAGCTTTCTGTGAAAGTTGGTATCAATCAATTGGTCgtaaaaaagaaaaacccaaatttgaattttaaaaatcaaaaaaacggGTTTATTGTTCTTGAGCTAATCTTTAAAGATCACAACCCAAAAAgctcccaacatgattgtaatcataTTGGGAAACTGTTTAGATAATGTTTGATCCATCTCGatcattttttatcaaaataaaattttcaaaataattaaaaaatttaagttctTTAGTTTGTCAAAACGAACAGTCATTGTTCTTGATTTAGTACCAATCAACTATAAGGAAGCTATTTGATAGCTCATttattctcaaaataattttaaaacaaaaaaaatcatttttttatcacaaactgttttgaatgatTAAATCATCATTCAGGTCGATTAAtactttgagatgatgatcatgTTTCTGGGAGCTTTTTGAAGCTACTcaagctcttggatcaaagaatccaagcttaaaacaaaattacaaaacctACAcctttgtgttcttgaggaccgagaggtccaacctaagaccgagaggtccgaccgacaATCATCGGTCCGGACCGAGGCCTGGGACCGAGAAATTCTAACCTAGAATCGACaagtccgaccgatgttcttgagctaggaccgatgATTTTTTATATCCAgtaccgagaggtccgacccaAGACCGAAGAATCTTGACCTTGGACCGAGAATTCCAAAACCTATGACTAAGAGGTCCATACTTAGGACCGAAGAATTTCGACCATGATTGAGGATCTTAGCCAAGGACCAAAACTCTTAGCACCTCGACTGAGGGACTTCGACACCCCGACCGAAGCTTCTGAGCCCCAACCGAGAGGCTCCTCGACCCAGGCCGAGGGTTTTTAAACCCCGACCAATAAAAATGGACTCAAGGCCTAGGACTCCGTTCCTAatgcctatttggttccacttttcaaaactcaaaattatttttgtaattttagaactccaaatcattttctaaaaccCCGAGcgattagaaaatgatttcaaaatatttttgagatatttccaaaaaaaatatttttattaagacttgtttggtgtttatttctaaaccctaacacccttaaaaatgattgatatttTACAAGTATACTCCTCCCTAGTTATTATCAGCAacatgtaccagcatttaaatattgttgtttcaatattttaaataatgttaaaacttATAAACATGACTAGGatcggaagaataattggttaaactcaaacgttataccaccgattttcaaaaaaccaagtttataagtagagaccgtatttaaaacgggtacggaggatgaagtgCAAAATCtttttctcgagtatcaccaaacttcgaatCAAAACAAAACTCTAGTGAAAAAATCGTTTGTACAAgtagacttttttttattgattttcctaaaatcaattgacgactttGTCTTCAAAGAAATAATCTTCCTTAAACTAactatgtttaattaatataaactagGATTTCATAAAAATCAAATCGGTTATTTGATTACCACATATtctcatattattaaaatttaaataaaattaattatttttgtaattaattttaaaaagttgttAGATGTTATCAAAATCtttcaaaataatgttttattttaaaatatgtatgaCACGCAAACTAATGTTGAAATCGTCGAACTTCGAGCCATTTCATGTGCGTTTCTAGGGTTAcacaaacatattaaaatatatttaaaaaatcataaaacataGCCCACAtatagtatgatttttttttaaaatttctgtATAATGAGGCGAATTGGGGGCGAAAAATAGGTTGACATACCGTCCCATTCTActtttagatttgtttttacTATCTTTCTCGCATTGTTTGTTTTTTAGGAATTCCAAGATTATCGTTATaccatattatttaataaaaaaaagtctttcataaaattatataaactaatattttaatattacatgtattgaaattttatattattatagaaaataaatttaaaattttttttaaatttattgaaaataaatacttttaataatattatatatttaattatgtttattattctTAGCTCCTAcaacaaattatatttgtaattcTAGTttgaaatttcatattttataatttcgaTTGGTacaataaattatcattaaaataatattttgtggtTAGGTACTTGAAgcttaataatagtaataaagcAAAGAAGCATATGCTTTTAAACAAAAGTTTGGTCGGTCATGCATCAACTAAACTCCACAAACTTCAATTTGGTCTATCCATGGCGACTCTCTTCCATTCATCACTTCATCGGTTTCATCCTCtttcatcatcatcaccatcatcTTCTTCTACAGCGTCTGTGCATTCTTCTCTTTCCTCTTTCAGCGTTCTTCCTCCCTTTCAATACCCTAGAATTTCTCAACTCCTGCTTCTGTCCTCTTCGAAATTCCAACTATTCCACTCAACCAAGCTTTTCTCCCATCCCGTTTTGCTATTTGCTGGGTTCGAAACCCCTCCCGACACTCAAACATTTATCGCAACGATAAGCGTTTTGGCTGCCATTTCCATCTCACTATTCCTTGGTCTAAAGGTAAATCCTTTTCTGTCAAATTCGTAATATTACCGTCTTTTAGATGCATAATTGTTGATTATTTTTTCTGGGTTTTAGGGAGATCCAGTTCCTTGTGAGAAATGTGCAGGAAATGGTAATCTCTTTTTCTCTGTTCATCTTCTAATGTTCTTTTATTACAACTTTTGTAGGATGATCAGGAGCATGGAAATGTTGATAATTCTATTGTTAATTCGTGGATGATGGAAACTAATTTGAGGTTGATTAGCTTTATATTTAATCTTCTTCATATTTTctacagaaaaaaaaaacaaatttctatATTTTGGATCTGTAAATTTAGTATATAGAGAAACACTATATACTATGATGAAAGAATGTAAACAGGACTACATTATTAGCCTCTTAATcatgaaattattttgatgatatgccATTCTGGACAAGAATAGATGAAGACTCTGTTTAACCTCTATAGAAAATTTAAGGGTATAGAAAATTTAAGGGTAGGTCAAGTGGAAGGAGTCTTGcctaaatgttttaaatttgattCTCACAAAGAACGTCGTAAGTTGAAGTGGAGGGACATTTCGTGGTAGTATCTTTTAGAGAATTAACTCTTGtttaaagaaaatttatgaACCACAATTGGTATTTGTAGAAAATGTGATTTTTCCATTCAATTGCAGCTGCTCTACCTTTTTAAAGATATGGAATGGAAGTGAAGTTCACAACCTTAGAATGATATAACCAATGAACTAATAGTTTAACTAAAGAACTTGCATATTTTGTATATTTCATTGAATCGGGTACATTTGTTTGACAAGAATGAATATAGATGTTACAATTTCAgttctaattattttgatcaCTTAATTCTATTGAATTGAGATAAACTTGTTTTATAATTACACTTGGGCCTTGTTTGAGTTAGGTTATTTGGGTACGAGATATTAggagtataaaaataatatgaaatagaATAGTGGGTACTTTGTTGAGGATTTGAATTATGAGAGTGCTGAGTATCTTGTTGACTggatagtgggttatttggaaTGAATTCCAActacccacatcaaacaaggccttaatatTTGTATAGGCAGATGAGATAGATAGAATGCTCAGAGGCTGTAGAACTAGtatggttattttttttataattggcTTCATTTATAGGGAAAATCTTTAGAGAAACAAGACAAAAGTCCAGTTATGTATTTGGTTCATTGGGCCTAG
This is a stretch of genomic DNA from Impatiens glandulifera chromosome 4, dImpGla2.1, whole genome shotgun sequence. It encodes these proteins:
- the LOC124935697 gene encoding protein SPA, chloroplastic, producing the protein MATLFHSSLHRFHPLSSSSPSSSSTASVHSSLSSFSVLPPFQYPRISQLLLLSSSKFQLFHSTKLFSHPVLLFAGFETPPDTQTFIATISVLAAISISLFLGLKGDPVPCEKCAGNGGTKCVFCNDGKMKKETGLTDCKVCKGAGLVLCKKCSGSGYSRRL